The following are encoded together in the Mycteria americana isolate JAX WOST 10 ecotype Jacksonville Zoo and Gardens chromosome 2, USCA_MyAme_1.0, whole genome shotgun sequence genome:
- the LOC142406541 gene encoding death domain-containing membrane protein NRADD-like isoform X1 — protein MRRGRAVRPLLRLPVPLPVPLLPLLPLLLLVLLCPVPGWGGGCESGRAAAGGGCCTPCPPGFGVTEPCGHADTRCQPCTHNRTFSALSSAVEPCQPCTPCPLPPARACTPTRDTLCTLEDLERTEGDPPGEPVTGDPSPATPKFVPPPPEATGKDIIPVYCSLLAAVVVGLLAYVAFKCWHTCRQKQQLAKARAGDLGTSPEGEKLHSDSGVFLDTHSLQEPHQPGKAPRPEGHPLGAVAPQRQEELERLLESGGPGGDWRSLAARLGFGPDAIGTFGRGRAPTRTLLSAWAGTEGATLETLCQALAAIGRQDAAQRLAGPGDATSAV, from the exons atgcggcggggccgggcggtgcggcCGCTCCTgcggctgccggtgccgctgccggtgccgctgctgccgctgctgccgctgctgctgctggtgctgctctgccCG GtgcccgggtggggcgggggctgcgagagcgggagggcggcggcgggggggggctgctgcaccccctgtccccccggctTCGGCGTCACCGAGCCCTGCGGCCACGCCGACAcccgctgccagccctgcacccaca acCGGACCTTCTCGGCGCTGAGCAGCGCGGtggagccctgccagccctgcaccccctgcccgctgccgcccgcccgggcctGCACCCCCACCCGCGACACCCTCTGCACCC TCGAGGACCTGGAGCGCACGGagggggacccccccggggagCCGGTGACGGGGGACCCCTCACCCGCCACCCCCAAGTtcgtgccgccgccgcccgaggCCACCGGCAAGGACATCATCCCCGTCTACTGCTCCCTCCTGGCCGCCGTGGTGGTGGGACTCCTCGCCTACGTGGCCTTCAAGTG CTGGCACACgtgcaggcagaagcagcagctggccaaggcgCGGGCAGGGGACTTGGGGACGTCACCCGAGGGGGAGAAGCTGCACAGTGACAGCGGGGTCTTCCTGGACACCCACAGCCTGCAGGAGCCCCACCAGCCCGGCAAGG ccccccgccccgagggGCACCCGTTGGGCGCGGTGGCCCCGCAgcggcaggaggagctggagcggcTGCTGGAGagcgggggtcccggcggggaCTGGCGCAGCCTGGCCGCCCGCCTGGGCTTCGGCCCCGACGCCATCGGCACCttcggccggggccgggcacccaCCCGCACCCTGCTCAGCGCCTGGGCCGGCACCGAGGGGGCCACGCTGGAGACCCTGTGCCAGGCCCTGGCTGCCATCGGCCGGCAGGACGCGGCCCAGCGCTTGGCGGGACCCGGGGACGCCACCTCCGCCGTGTGA
- the LOC142406541 gene encoding death domain-containing membrane protein NRADD-like isoform X2: MRRGRAVRPLLRLPVPLPVPLLPLLPLLLLVLLCPVPGWGGGCESGRAAAGGGCCTPCPPGFGVTEPCGHADTRCQPCTHIEDLERTEGDPPGEPVTGDPSPATPKFVPPPPEATGKDIIPVYCSLLAAVVVGLLAYVAFKCWHTCRQKQQLAKARAGDLGTSPEGEKLHSDSGVFLDTHSLQEPHQPGKAPRPEGHPLGAVAPQRQEELERLLESGGPGGDWRSLAARLGFGPDAIGTFGRGRAPTRTLLSAWAGTEGATLETLCQALAAIGRQDAAQRLAGPGDATSAV; this comes from the exons atgcggcggggccgggcggtgcggcCGCTCCTgcggctgccggtgccgctgccggtgccgctgctgccgctgctgccgctgctgctgctggtgctgctctgccCG GtgcccgggtggggcgggggctgcgagagcgggagggcggcggcgggggggggctgctgcaccccctgtccccccggctTCGGCGTCACCGAGCCCTGCGGCCACGCCGACAcccgctgccagccctgcacccaca TCGAGGACCTGGAGCGCACGGagggggacccccccggggagCCGGTGACGGGGGACCCCTCACCCGCCACCCCCAAGTtcgtgccgccgccgcccgaggCCACCGGCAAGGACATCATCCCCGTCTACTGCTCCCTCCTGGCCGCCGTGGTGGTGGGACTCCTCGCCTACGTGGCCTTCAAGTG CTGGCACACgtgcaggcagaagcagcagctggccaaggcgCGGGCAGGGGACTTGGGGACGTCACCCGAGGGGGAGAAGCTGCACAGTGACAGCGGGGTCTTCCTGGACACCCACAGCCTGCAGGAGCCCCACCAGCCCGGCAAGG ccccccgccccgagggGCACCCGTTGGGCGCGGTGGCCCCGCAgcggcaggaggagctggagcggcTGCTGGAGagcgggggtcccggcggggaCTGGCGCAGCCTGGCCGCCCGCCTGGGCTTCGGCCCCGACGCCATCGGCACCttcggccggggccgggcacccaCCCGCACCCTGCTCAGCGCCTGGGCCGGCACCGAGGGGGCCACGCTGGAGACCCTGTGCCAGGCCCTGGCTGCCATCGGCCGGCAGGACGCGGCCCAGCGCTTGGCGGGACCCGGGGACGCCACCTCCGCCGTGTGA